Below is a window of Poecile atricapillus isolate bPoeAtr1 chromosome 2, bPoeAtr1.hap1, whole genome shotgun sequence DNA.
TCAAAGTCagttataaaaatgtaaaaaaaggaACAGCATATTTAACAATAATTAAATCAAGTAGTTCTTCCTGAATTGTCCTGAGTACTCcttttcctcaaaatttttgTACATAGTCACACACAACCCACTAAATATTTACCCTTACGAGGTATCCTGCTTACATCATACACAGAGAAAGTGCTATACAGGAAATCTACTGGTAAATAGCAAAAACTTTCCACTGCAGGTTTTCAGATTGCTATGTATGAGCTAGATTCTTCAAGCTCCACTCTAGAGAAAAGTGAAGGAGACAGTGAGCCAGATCACAGCCATAGTGAAGTGGCCACTTACTCTGTAGCACTGAAAATTTAGCTCTGGGTTAGGGTCAGAAGATCCCATAAAGCAGCTCAGAGACAGAAGCACAAAGGACTAGGGTCCTTGGGTCTTTGCCCCAGCATGGGAAAAGAACCAAAGATATCAATTATGTTGGAAATCCCTTGCTTACCCAAGTCCTGACTGCTAAATACTAATCACTCCGCTAAGCTCCAGGgctctgaaataaaacatttgctGCCAGTCTTCCAGTGACTAAAAACCGCATCATTTAATGAGATTCAATGGCCCAGTTCTCCCTATATTTTACCCGCTCCAACATGACTGAATTCACTTGACAGCAGTCAGAATACAGAGCAGTGTATATGCTGGAAAACATGGGcttgaaaaaacaaattctAACCTCACTTAGGATTTCAACTAGTGCAATTAACCTAATGAAGCAGATAAGAATTTATCTTGTGAGATTAAATCCAGTCCTTTGTTTCCCTATTATAGAACTTCCTCCCTTGTAGATAATGCTCATccttttgtcttctcttttcaCATTTGCTTAGTCTTTCATAAAACCAACAAATTAAAAGAGGATGGAGTAAAGTCTTAGGTATTCATAAAGTGCCTATCATCTAGGCATTCAAGCACTGAGTAGAGCAAGAAAACTAATGTAAAGAGGTAAGCATTAATACAAGAAAAGATGCTTACTATCACAAACATTTCCCTTTAAATCATTGTACAAAATACAAAAGTTCACATTGTATGctggatttttgtttgaaagGTACTCAATCTATTAGAGGTAGAAAGTGGTATGTTGCGATTCTGTCTCGCAAGCAGGCTAGAGTTCTATCCTAAGGATTTCAGAATGTGTCATTTTAAAAGCACGAAAGTATTATTAAACTTGTCACAGggatatttttcataaatatttctaaaatgtcATACTTATAAATATGTATGCTAAATAAAACCAGATGGAGGAACAGTTCAACAGTCCTAGCCTCATATTGCTTTCTCTCTAttagaaacaaaccaaaagagTTCTCAAATGGACGCGGGGCAAATTCATTTTTAActtctaaaaacaaaaaagaaaggttttttttgcCCTGTATCTTGTACTCTGATGATAAAAAAGGGACTCTGTACAACATGCTGTATTTATACACCAGTCCTATGGAAGTCTGTATTCCTTAAGTGTTGGATGTCAGTGAGCAACTTCACCTTTCTTCTCCAAAATCCTTTTGTTCCTTGACTCAAGAGCTTCAAACATTAATATTTACACTATTTACAAATGGAGTGTCCAAGCTCTGTGACAAAGTGTCCTGTAGGAATTGCATAAGCTGCACTGACCCAAGTTCAGAACCTGAACAAGTTGATAAAATCTTGGGGTGAAAGAGAGGTGGAGCAAGTCTCTGGGTTGTTGGCTGTGCAGGGATGATCAGTAccctggaaaagaagaaaacaatttcatttAGAGAGGCTGCAGAAAGGGTGCCAAAGCATCAGCAAACTTAGCATTGCCCCCTGCCAGATATCCCATGTACAAATAGGTAGAGCAGAGCCCAGAATAATAGCTCACTCAGAACTGGACTTAATATCTTAGGGACAAGTCATcgaaaaaagaagcagcaaagatCCAATTaattcttttcccctcttctgaGGGGAGAGAGGCTAGTGCCTACCACCAGCTACTGTACTGGAGTTTAACTCCAGAGACATGCCTTGCACATCTCCAAAGTGGTCAGCAGATTTTTGTCCTGAGCTGTTTTGCAGCCATCAGCTTTCATTCCAGCTAAACCCATTGCCAAGACCTCCACTTTCACATAATGGGTAGCGgaagctgctggcagtgctaAAATGATTTCCTGCAGGCAGCCCTAAAACATACCCAACTTCCAACTCTCTGGCCCCAATGGACACTACTTGTGTTCAAGATAAAGATGGGATCTCTGAAACAGAGAAGAAAGGATCTTAATAGCCAAGGGAGAATTAAGATGTAGGAATTCACTAGGCTATGCAGGCAAATGAACTGCAACACCGTAACCCACCTGCAGTCAGAGGAAGTACAAGATGCCCCATAACTCCTGCCCCAATCAAGTCTGTCCCACCAGCACCTCATACCTTCCAGGAAAGGATGTGGCAGTGCCTGCACAGTTGCAGTGTGTCACCATACTGCTCCTTCCGTGGGTAACACCTTATGAGCTTGAAGTACATCTTTTTCCAATCCAGCTGTCCTTTGTCAGATAAGATCAGACGTTTGCGAATCTTAAAGAAAAGATACACACAATTATAGCAGCTCAAAAAACTCATTTGTTCTGTTCAGCTCATGACACTCTCTCCCTCGCATGTCAACCTTTCCAGTGCCACAACAGTTCTCTTGCAACACCAAGAAGGCTCTTACTTTGAAGATTTCTGAGCTTCTTTGAGCTAAGAAGCTCTTACTTTCTACTTACAGCTGAAAAAGCTATAAGCATTTTCCTGATAGGAACAACTCACTCAATACCATTATGAAGGTCTATTCTACTTCATCAACTCCACTGTAGGAAGCCTGAAACCCTGGCAGCCATTTCATACTACTTTGACCACTGTTTctggctggcagcacagcaagtAGAGTTGCATTAAACAGTTGTAAAAGTTGAGGTATTTTTCTCTAAGAGTCATTGATTTATCGTATTAGCTTGGGAGACACCCATCTCTCTTTTAGGGTTCATTAGTTGCAGAGGTTGGATGTGAATTTACTTAATAGAAATAACTCCTTCAGAGTCACTTCCAAAGTCAGATTCGGAGTGAGTAAATAAAGCCAAGTCAGCAGAGAAATCTGGCACATGGTTCCTGAAGTGCAGAGGTCTAGAATAAACACCCCAGACATTAACCCATAAACAgagagggatttttgtttgtttgcttttaagtTAAGATGATCCCAGATGATTACCAGCCTGCCAGAGATGTTTACACAGGTACAaagtgggcagcagcagggctgctttCCACATACCATCCCATCACTCATGGAATAGCTCAGAGGGGATTTCTTGCTCTAAAGGGCAAGAGAGTACAGCTCATGGACCACATCCAAAGATTCTCTGCAAGGGTGTCAGTCCCTGGGATATCAGGATGATCGCTGGAGCTTGCCTGCACGTTTTCCCTGCACACGTGGGGCAAGGAGCAACTGCAAGTCATGCAGTTGTTCCCACCTGGATTAGGATTGAAGTTCAGTGTATGATTAATTCTTCAAACTCCTATTACAGGAACCATTGCTGTGGTATGTAAAACCCTCTATATAAATCATCTTCACAGCCATTCTCATGCCAGCCTATATTATCAGCTTGCTGCACAGTCCTCAGATCCAAGAGACAGCCAAGAGAACGTGCAGGGAAGACACTCCTTCTGGGGGGGCAGGGGGTACACCAAGAACTAATGGCAGTTTTTGCACCTCTCCTCGTACCTGTCTGTCCGTGAAGTGGTACTGGCACAGTTTCTTCCACAGCAGCCGGTCTTCACTGAGCACTTGGAGGTCAGGAGCCACCTGACCCAGGCTAACCAGGTCCCTCCCATCACTCAGTCGCTGCATGATGTTCAATTGTAAACACAGAGGCAGGTCGGTGAAAGTGGTTCCTTTAAAGGCAGGCTGGAAGAGACAGACAGAACTGAGCTCACAGGAAGCTGAAAACCTAAGAAATCCCAGCTTGCAGCATAGctactgctttttaaaaacttcttcCCACAGAGAACAAAGCAGCAGTTCCCTCTTCTAAATAAAGGAGACATCCTACATAGAAATATTTGACCTCTTCTGCCCCAGAACAGTTTGAGATAACCTCAAGGAAGAGGACATGTATCTGTAGTACAACGATTAGGAGAGTTGCAGTCCAagtctccttctctcctttttgTCCACCCCACATCCATACTCAGACTCTGCTCCCTGAAGCATCACCATCAGCTTGCACTACAGCAGGACACTGGCTGTACCATGGTATTGTCCATCCAGGTCTCCACCATGAGGCAGACAGATGTGCGTTACTTCTCAAGTTCAGCTCTGGTTACACAGACTGCTGGGAATCTCATGCTTTTCTGACATGTGTTCTAGTTTATGTCATCACAGGATTTTGCTGCAACCATAGCAGCAGCTGGTGAGTACCCACAGCATGTGTTCCCAGGTCACTGCTGGCAGGGTTAGCTTTTCCTCTGAGAACACTTGAAGGAGCTTCCCCCTTTCACACAGGCTGCAGCCCTGGTTTTCCAGGCTGCTCAGCCACACAAAAGCAGATCCTAGCCTAAAGAGACAAAACCTTTGCTTAGCTTCTACAAGGTCCAGGATTGTTTTGCAAGTCTGCATGGGGTACAGCTCCTGGACAAACTGACCACAGTAGATCTCCATGTCCTGCACTCAGGGGAAATCCAAGGTGTACACAAGAGGAAGGCATCAGCAAGGACCACAacctgagctccagctgcagcttcaaAACCAGCCCCAGCCTTATTAAGGCAAACAGCAGCTTCTAGGATTGGGCTTCAACAAAGAAACAATGTTAGACGGATGTGCCAAGTTCATCCTTTACCCTGCAAAGAGATGCTGCTATTTTAAGTTGCAGAGTCACAGCACCCGCCTCATCTTTGGCACAGCTATTAACTGTTTCAAACAAGCAGCACACAGCCCACCAGCAGCAGGGGAACACTGCATGAGGCTGCTTTTAATCATGTGGTCCCATCTCCAGCCATCCCACAGCATGGGAGACTCCAGAGGAACAGTAAGtacatctgcacagcagcagctcctgccttcaCTCCTCAGTGCTAGCCTGCCCAgaccagcagcactgcctggtACTTGCAAGGACCAGAGCTTCTCAACCAAAACATCCATTTCTGCATTGCAACCTGCCAGGCAGACCTGACAATCACTCCAGAAGGAGTCAACTGTCTCTACAGTCTCCAGAGGACACTCCTTTCCATGACAGTCTGGGGCACTTTTTGGAGTAGGGCAGGACGAATGCACTGGATCCCTGGATCATGTCCCACTGCTCTTCCGTGCCAGGCTGCATTTTGCATTCTTCTGAACTATGTGTACATATAAGCTTTACTAGGGCACAACAGGCAAGAGTAAGCTCAGAGACTCTTGggtcaaaaaaaccaaacccaaagcTCATACTTTTATCTCTTTCTGAAAAAACTTGTGTGACTCAAACAAATCTTTACAGGTTTTCTGGACCAGGCCAAAAACTTATCTGCTACTACTTTTCCCTCAGTACACTTTTCCAGAATGTTTCAAGCATGACTTTTTTTGGAGAAAGAACACAGATTAGACCAGAACAGATCAGTATGCTGTCATTTTCTGGACAgaactttgtctttttttaaagcatctgtgGCACATACAGCAAGGttggtttttggctttttttactGATTTAGGTCTTTGGTGTTGGAAGACATTTCCCCCTTTAAAAACACCACAACCTCACTGCACCATAAATAACTGGCTGCATGGAGCTGagcttcttcctttctctgaatTCATCTGGTTTTGTTCCAGCTTGAACTGAAGTTATCTCCAGTGGTATGATTTTTTTTGCAAGCTCTACatctattttatttacttttgaaAAAGTGCCTACAAACCTATACAAGTATGTATAAAAGACAGTTCTTTTCACAAGCAATGTTTCAACACACTTTTGTCTGAATAGGCAGAGTTCTTCAAGACTACAACAGGAACACCAACACAGATATCAGCATCAGGGGAAAACTTTAGCATTCCAGTGGAGTAAGTATCCATTtgaggtaggaaaaaaaaagtgtatataCAGTCCTGTATATAAGCAGAGTGGTTTGGTCAGATTACCTCCAGAGGCCTAGTCCAACATCAGCCCTGCTGTGGTTGTGTGAAATGGAACAAGTTCAGATTTGAGTCCCATGTAAAGTCAGTTTAGAAATTTATCATCTAACACATCCTTCCCATCCCCACAGATGctgttgaaaaaaaacccagatgttGTGAAAGCAGGACTCATTCAGCTGGAAAAGGTAGTTCCAGACTATTGGAGGAATCATTGGTATTTTCAGCCAGGAGGCATGAAGATATGCAGCTAtttaaaaatttgcatttaatttacAGATTAAACAAATCTAAAAACCTCAACTGTCTGATAAATGGGTTTTGAAAGCAATTGCCTTCAGAGAAGGCAAACTGCCTTTGAGAAAGTCCAAGCTGACTTTTCACACTGAGGCCTAAGCTCTGAGGACTGAGGAAGGGGAGATGGTTTTCTGCCCAGCTCTGTTCATACCACACTTCACAGCCATTATGGAGTCAAGCCACAGTCTGGGACCAGTAACTTCAAGCATGATCCTTGAGTTTGAATTAAGGGAGTGAAGTAATGCTAGGAATGCGTACAGTTATTTTGGCAACTCCAGGTCCTTCCAGTTTGTGCTTGCACTGGGAGGAGAGTGGGAAGCAGTTACCCAAATAAGAGCCGTTAACACAAAAAGCTTTCATGATGGAGACAGTATCTTACCCTGGTGATCTGAATGTTGTTCAGTTGCTGCTGCCAGTGTAGAATGCTCTCCATCCTGTGCACCCACATGTTGATGTTTCCGACCAGGACAGACTTGCCGACCCGTTGAACTAACGTGCAGAGGGATGTGTAGAGGGTCTGCAGCAATTCCCGTATTAGTCTGATGTTCTGCTGATCTTCAAGGACTTTGGAAGAACCGGAAAggttaaaaaatgggaattgtcaAAATTCTTCTCTGAATCTACATGTTTCCCAGGCAAGTCAagttattttctgtaatttcacAGGCAAAGAGAGCCAGCCCgtgcttttctttttagagGAAAGCACTTAAACATTAGCCAGTCACAGCAGGTTAGACAGCAGATGGAAAGAGAGCCTCCCAGGATAAGCAGATGAGATCTGCCATTTCTGCAGCACTTCCCATTTCCAGCCACTGGCAACCAGCCAATTTTCCCCTCTGATACTGTGCAAGAAGTGATCTATGTGCACCTCTTCCCCATCTACCCCAGCTAATGTGCATTTCTCATTATGTATAATAACAGGCTGCTGTCAATGCCCAGGCTTCAGGGACAGCTAAACATCCATGAGGGAAGTGCCACATCTCAACCACAATTCCAACATTCCTgctgagggcaggagcagccagatCTTCTGCAGTCAAAAACAGGACTCAGTAGGATGCAGAAGGGGTGGTAGTGAGGAAAGCTGGAAAGGAGGAGTCACCTCTCTTACCAGACTACAGACatttcttcccctcctcccaAGTTCTTCATTGAGGGAAAAGCAAGCAGAACTGCACTACAGAAATAAGCAGTGGTCCTCCTCTTCACCCATTTTGCATTGCCTGACTATTCTCAAGGATGTGGTTCACCAAAGTACATCAGATTAAATCAGACTCCCCCTCACCATTTCCATTTCTTACCTTTCTGAACCACTTTTTCCAAAATGTTCATGTAGTTTTTCTGGGCAATGCCACTCAGTGACGTCAGCTGAGACTTTGCTATCAGCTCCAACAGCTGTGGATAAAAATAGAAGTTTCAAGCCTCAGAGCACAGAGATACCTTTCTAATCTTGACTCCTAGTCACATGACACAGCAAAACAGTCCAGAGACTTGTTTGctgcttgaaaataaaaaggggagaGAACAACAGAGCAAAGTAACGCAAAGGGGAAGGAGAGCAGAGGCCAAATAATTAAACACGCATCAAAAGAGGTGGGGGGAAAAGGCATTTTAACTTTCTTCAGTGTGGGGGGAGAGGGAACTTGATTTCATGGTTCAGAGATGCAGAGAAACCACAGTGGTGCTTGGACTGACAGCCGCTATTCACACCAAGGGAACAGCAAATGGCCAACGTCACCATCCTTCACTGGGGCATAAACAAGCAGTATCATAAGGGAACACGGGCCAATGCCTGTTGGGATGGGGATATTATTGACAGACCATCAATGAGAATCAGATGCCACAATTTACGTCAACTCCTGGGTTGCATGGGTTTTGTCAGAGTGCTGTCGCCACAACAAAAAATACTGTAGGAAGAACAAAAATCCTCCCCACAACAAACCCCTTCTCTCCCACAATTTCCTCCCCTCTTCAGCTCTAACAACTGCAATAACAAACCACCTTTCCTTGTCTGCCCTGTTTACTTGTTAAACTTCGCTAATGAAGATCTTGCTTTTACTTTTGATTAGAATTTACTTCCCATCACCAACCTCCTTACTCTTGAGCAAGCTGAACATTGAATTTGAGCTGCAGTTCTTAAAGGAAGCATTTCCCACAGGGAAGGATGTTCTCTCTTCCCCATATCTGTGCCacaagagcagctgaggaagttTCCTATGAAACATGCTCTGCAGAACATGTGGCCTGTGATCTTACAAGcctttctcccttcccccaACATTATATAAATGCACAGACTGCCCACGTGTCAGTCCATTTGTTTTGGATGTACATAGCCTTCTGTTTTAATttagaaaggaaaggaaaaaccttTTATGCTACAAATCAATCAACACATTGCCGCATGATGAGCTTATTAATCCTTTATCATCAGCAGCTCCAGTATCCCATTGCTGGCACCACAGAGAGTCCAGAGAAGGTGCAACTACTTGTGTCAAGTAACTAAGATGGCTTTTGACTAGACTTGATAAGTCATGAGCTGAACTGTTTTCCCTGCTATAAGAATGACAGGAATGTATCCAAAAAGTCACCGGCAGCTTGCCATGAAGCTGGCAATGAGGGGGCTGAGGGAGAGGAATTACTGCAGCCTGTTCTGCTCATCTGGGGCACTGGCATGTGACTGCCACTTAGGAACAGTGAAGTCGCCTCAAGTGACCAATCTCTTCTTCTGTTTAATATCCAGGCCAACACCACCATCAGATGGCTTTGAGTTTACATTCTATTAATATCTTGCACCTCacatgaccaaaaaaaaaacccaagatgaAAAAGGACCTGCACTAACTCCTGTCAAGGGcaggctgctttttttcttggctTGTTTGAAGGAAACAGGAGATGTGGGAGAGTTGGGTAATATCTGGTGCACAAGCATCAGTAGATTTCCTGGCTATATCACCCAAATGAGACCACAATAACGAAATACTCCTAAAAACAAGGCAGCTTGCAAGATGTTTGAAAAGCTTATAAAAAGTCTCTTCTGAAATACTGGATGagtaagtaggaaaaaaaaccccaaccaatgTACCACAGTAGTCTAATACTCTGCTTACCCTAAACTGTTTAGCCTTCAGACTTTTGATTATAGTGATCAATTTGCCAGACTCCATCTGTAAACTGGCCACACATGCACCCAGATCAGCTTGTCTGTGCACAAACAACTGCTGTCTCCAGACTGCACTGTTCTGGAactggcacagaggcagcttCCTCCAGGCTGGGTGTCAGCAATATTGTGCCCATTACTAAAAAGGCCAAAATGCATGCAGTGATAAGCATCATGTAATGTAATACCAGAGGAGTTGGACACCAGGGCCATTCTTTTAGACAAATGAGGATAAAAATCTCAGTTCCTTGAAGAACGCTAAATTGgtacaaaattaatttagccAAAGGAACAGATTCAAATTTGCCCTGTCTGTGTTTATCAAGGTTCAATTTATGTTCAGTGAACTAGCTCAGATATCATGTGCCACCTTCCCTTCTCCTACAGCAATAAACACAGGATGAAATTCCATATGAAAACTATGTTGTGAATATTTCTAGGGCTACTCCACTCCCCAGGGACTGCTGACTGAAGCAACTAGCTAGTCCTCCAAATCAAAAGACATGTTTTATTCTCTGTGCTCATATAATACACAAAAATCAGGTAAGCAGTACAGTTCATCTGTGCCCCACATGCTCCAGTGCATTGGGGGTCTTTTAGTGTTGGCACAGGCCCCAAGTATGATCTCAGTTAATGGACTGCCAAACCGGGGTCTACAGcagtataaaaaataaatcaatgttGCCACTTGCATAATACAGACTAAAGCAGACCGATGAATTCAGATTAATGCTGAGTAGGGTAAAAAGACTGGAGAGCAGCAAGCGTGTATTATGATGCGGCTGCATGAAGTCCAGCCCACGCTCAGCTGAGAGGGACAGATGGTAGGAGAGAGTGCACAGGGAAAGGTTAAGAGCAATTTTAAAAGGTCTGCTTTTCAAATACACTCAGTAATTGCGTTCTAGCCGATTTTAACTGGAGCTGGGAAGTCTTCAACACCTCTGGAAAAAAGGGCATTAGATCCAAATTCACTATCCCAACACCTCAGAAGTTGGGAAAGTTTAGTGGTAGCTCcactaaaaaaatccttccctatTTTGTTTTCTATCAGAGGTTTGCCAGAATTACAGAGAAAAGGCAAGAGATGCAGTGGGAATTTTCCAGGGCCTCTGCAAAGCTGTCAGGAGGCAGCATCTTCTACAGCAGGGCAGTAACCTGCTCACTTCCCCTGAGTGCAGTGGGGCTCCTGCTCAAATCCACCAGCCATTGgtctggagcaggcagtgcaacAAAGCCTCTCAGcttcagcagcagagcagatcCTTCTCCTTCCGTAAGCACAagataaaaaatagaaaacagaacAGTGCCATGTGGCAGGGAATAGGGTCCCTGTTTCAGGGCCACAAAAACACTGCTGTGCACCCATGACTACTGTGTGCAGCACTGCGTAGACCTGCTACAGCCAGATGGCACT
It encodes the following:
- the FBXO32 gene encoding F-box only protein 32 isoform X1, with protein sequence MPFLGQDWRSPGQSWVKTADGWTRFLDEKSGGFVGDISSFCKKDDHNKENLFNSINYDVAAKKRKKDLLNNKAKTQYFHQEKWIYVHKGSTKERHGYCTLGEAFNRLDFSSAILDSRRFNYVVRLLELIAKSQLTSLSGIAQKNYMNILEKVVQKVLEDQQNIRLIRELLQTLYTSLCTLVQRVGKSVLVGNINMWVHRMESILHWQQQLNNIQITRPAFKGTTFTDLPLCLQLNIMQRLSDGRDLVSLGQVAPDLQVLSEDRLLWKKLCQYHFTDRQIRKRLILSDKGQLDWKKMYFKLIRCYPRKEQYGDTLQLCRHCHILSWKGTDHPCTANNPETCSTSLSPQDFINLFRF
- the FBXO32 gene encoding F-box only protein 32 isoform X2; this encodes MNILEKVVQKVLEDQQNIRLIRELLQTLYTSLCTLVQRVGKSVLVGNINMWVHRMESILHWQQQLNNIQITRPAFKGTTFTDLPLCLQLNIMQRLSDGRDLVSLGQVAPDLQVLSEDRLLWKKLCQYHFTDRQIRKRLILSDKGQLDWKKMYFKLIRCYPRKEQYGDTLQLCRHCHILSWKGTDHPCTANNPETCSTSLSPQDFINLFRF